TCAATATCTCCCTGGCCGCAATCACTCCCGAAGCCGAAGCCTGCACCAGTCCACGAGAGACGCCAGCACCATCGCCGATGGCATACAGATTGGGGACCTCTGTTTCCAGGTTCTGCGTGAGCTGCAACCTGGAAGAATAGAACTTCACTTCAATCCCATAAAGCAGTGTATGAGGCGAGGCAACGCCGGGAGCCAGCTTATCCATAGCCGTCAACATCTCGTTGATTCCCTTTAAAAAGCGATAGGGAAGCGCCGCACTGATATCTCCCGGAGCAGCAGCCCTTAATGTGGGCTGGACTTTCCATTGATGCACATTTTCGGAGGCGGAAGATCTGCCCTTTTTCAAATCACCCAGGCGCTGTAGAATAGCGCCGCCGCTCAGAAGATTTGCCAGGCGTGCCACGGATCGGCCGTAGGTTATGGGATCGTGGAAGGGCTCTGCGAAGCTGGCGCTGCCGAGGAGGGCAAAGTTGGTATTAGCGGTCTTGCGATGGGCATAACTATGCCCGTTGACTGTGATCACCGGATCGGCACCGCCGGTCGATTCCATAGTGACCTCGCCAGCAGGGCACATACAAAACGTCCTGATCCGGTCCTTGAACGTCCGGGAATAGAACTCTAATTTGCATTCGTAGAGGGCATCGGTCAGTTCCGCAAGCACCGCATTCGGCACTTCAACCCGGAGGCCGATATCGATGGGATTGTTATGCTTGGTGAGTTTAAGCCGAAAGGCCTCTTTTACCAGCCAATCCGATCCCTCCCTGCCAGGAGCCACAACCACATGGCGAGCTTCGATTCTTTGACCATCCCGGCTTTCAATCCCCCTGGCCCTGCCATTGCGGATCAGGATAGATTCAGCGGTGATATCTGTTTGCATTTCTACCCGATCCGCCAGGAAACCCTGCATGCGCTGCAACACGCCATAGCAGCGTTCAGTCCCCAGATGCCGAACCGGTACCGGAATCAAATTCAATCCGGCCAGCTTTGCCTTCTGTTTTAAGCCTTCGACCTCGGGGCCGATTCCATGGAGAACCTCAGGGGCTCCAAATCTCAGGTAACATCGGTCCACGTAGCGGATCAGGGCCTCGGTGTTTTCCACCCCCTGGTAATCCGTAAGCCGCCCACCCACATCAGAGGACAAAGTGAGCTTGCCATCGCTGAAGGCCCCCGCCCCGCCCCACCCACTCACCATATCGCAAGGGGAACAGGAAAGGCAATCGGTATTATCGATAACGCTGGGGCAGCACCGCTTGTTGAGAGCGGGGCCTTTTTCGAGGATAAGAACACGAAGGTCAGAGGATTTGGCTAATTCAAGAGCTGTAAATATGCCCGCAGGACCGCCGCCCACAATAACAACGTCATAGATTTTGGCCATACTCTACCCCGGTGCTGTCCTGCGGTGCCTATGCCAGAATGACATTGGGGGGAAGGAATTCTAGTCCTTGATCTTGTACCGTTTCTTGAACCGCTCAATCTGACCGGCAGTATCCATCATATGTTGCTTGCCGCTGAAGAACGGATGGCACTTGCTGCAAACTTCTACCTTGAGCATTGGCTGAGTCGCGCCAACGGAGAAGGTGTTTCCACAGGAACAAACCACTTTCGCTTCATCATAGTATTTGGGATGTACTTTCTCTTTCATGCTGCTGCTCAATTAGTGTCCTGAATTGGATAGACACTCACTTTTTTATTATATTTGGTCGCTCGTTCAAAGGCGACTTTGCCATCGATGAGAGCGAAAATGGTATGATCTTTGCCCAAACCGACATTGTTGCCCAGATGGACCTTCGTGCCTCGCTGCCTCACCAGGATATTGCCGGCTCGAACCACCTGACCATCCGACTTCTTGACTCCGAGTCTTTGGGATTGGCTGTCTCTCCCTAGTCTGCTGCTGCCGCCTGCTTTCTTATGTGCCATACAAAATTACCCCTAATTTGCTACAATCTCGTTAATCGCCAATCGGGTATGAGCCTGACGATGACCTCTCTTGCGACGATAACGGACTTTGCTCTTGTACTTGAATACAATTATCTTCTTGTCTCTGCCCTGAGACACGATCGTGGCCTTGACCTTGGCCCCGTTGAGCATCGGCTGGCCGACTACGGTCTTCTCACCATCGTTAACCATGAGAACTTCATTCAATTCAATCGCACTGCCCTCATCGCCGGGAAGGCGCTCCACATCAATCGTCTGGCCCGGTGAGACCCGGTATTGCTTTCCCCCAGTAGTAATGATAGCGTAAATTGTCATCCTCCCTCAAAAAATGCCAGCGTTAGCATTTTACCAGTTGTAGCCAAATTGTCAATCTAGCGTTTCCTCAGAGGCCGCCAGAATAGGCTTCGAATTGAAAAGGCGAACAGCACTGGTTATAATTATAGGCGTTATCCTCGACATGCACAAGAGATTGAGCCAATAAAGAGAAAACACCATCGAGAATGCCCACGCCCTTGATCTTATTTTCCTCCTGGGATTTCACATCTTGAGATTGTCGAAAAAGAGGTGAAGGATTTTTTCTTCCGGGGCTTGCCCTCGACCGCGATCGGGGGATATGGAGGTTGAGCAGACCATTTCAATACTCTGATTTCGAATGAGAGTTTTTCTCATCGATGCCCCCGGCACAAATGGAAAAACAAGAATATGGAAACGATGTTCGATCGATTAGACTCCCTCGAAAAGCGATATGAGGAAATCCACACCCTCATGGCTCAACAAGATGCGTGCTCCAATATCGAGCTATTGCAGAAATTGGCTCAGGAGGAAGCCTCTATCAAGGAGCTTGCGGCTCAGTACCGGGAATACAAAACTGTCCTGGCGAAACTTAATGAAACCAAGGCGATGCAAAGTGACGGCCTCGATGGTGAGATGGCGGATTTGATTAACCAGGAAATCGAATCTCTAGACAAACGCCGGGAGAGTCTGGTAGGAGCGATGAAACTGGCTCTCATACCTAAACACCCTGCCGATCAGAAGGACGTGATCATGGAAATCCGCGCTGGTACCGGGGGAGAAGAAGCAGCCCTCTTTGCCGGCGACCTTTTCCGCGCATATACTCGTTATGCTCTGGCCAGGGGATGGCAGGTGGAAACCCTGGATACGCATGAAACCGGAATCGGCGGTTTCAAGGAGATTATTTTCGGAATCAAGGGGAAAGAGGTATTCAGCAGGCTCAAGTATGAGCGGGGAGTTCATCGGGTCCAGCGGGTGCCTCTCACCGAATCGGGAGGGCGAATTCATACCTCGACTGCTACCGTGGCCGTGCTACCAAAAGTGGATGAGGTGGAGGTATCCATCAACCCCGACGATCTGCGGATCGATATCTTCCACTCGGGTGGAGCGGGGGGACAAAACGTAAATAAGGTGTCCACCGCCATCCGCATCACCCATATCCCAACCGGGTTGGTGGTCACGTGTCAGGACGAGCGTTCCCAGCTCAAGAACAAAACGAAGGCCCTGTCGGTGCTCCGGGCTCGCCTGTATGATCAGGAACAATCCAAACAGTTCAAAGAGAGGACAGAGAATCGCCGTTCACAGGTGGGAAGTGGAGAACGCTCAGAGAAAATACGCACCTACAATTTCCCTCAGTCGCGGGTTACGGACCATCGAATTGGGCTGACGCTCCACAACCTCAAAGCCGTCCTGGAGGGAGAACTCGATCAGCTCATCGATGCGCTGATCGCTTCCGAACAACCCTCTGAATAACGTGTCAGACATCAATTATCAGGGTTTGTTCCCGCGTGATCGCCCTTTTGAAAAGATGAAGGTCATCAGACAAGCGCTCGAAGAATCGATGAAAGCACTCGAATCGGCTGGGATCGAAGAGGCTTGTCTGGAGTCTGAGATTCTGCTGCGTCACGTACTCGGTTTGAGCAAGGCAGAACTCCACGCTCGAATTGATGATCCTCTATCGGCTGATCAATCTCAGGCCCTGAATCATCTCTTGCAGCGTCGCCTCACCCATGAACCCTCAGCCTACATCACGGGCCACAAAGAATTCTACGGTATCGATTTCTACGTCAATCGTGCGACACTCATCCCCCGACCTGAAACTGAAATCCTGGTTGAGCAAGCGCTGGAACTACTGCGCTATAATCCCACAGCTCGGATCATCGACGTCGGTACCGGCTGCGGCGCTATTGCCATAGCTCTGGCCATCCATTTGCCCCAAGCCATGGTCTGTGCCACCGACATCTCGGCATCAGCATTGCGAGTGGCTGCATCAAACTGTTTCAGGAATGATGTGCCCAATCGAGTTCATCTGATTCAGGCCGATCTTCTGGGATCGATCCTCGGGCCTTTTGATCTCATCGTTGCCAACCTGCCCTATGTGAGCGATATGGAGATGAGGGACCTGAGCAAAGAAATCCGTCTCTTCGAACCGAATCACGCGCTGGCTGGCGGACCGGACGGACTTGGATTGATCTCCCGGCTTCTTCCTCAAGCAAAAGACAGGGTGCGAAGCGGAGGAGCAATCCTATTGGAGATTGGCCAAACCCAGCGCAGGGCCGCAATCCATCAGGTGAGACAATATTTCCCTGGGGCCCCAATAAAGGCAATCCCGGATTTGAGCCAAAAGGACAGGGGCATCCTGGTGAAAGTCTAATCCGCAAAGGTGGAACTTGCCACAGACAATAGGTTATAATAGGCGGTGGTCTTTAAAGAGAAGTCAAATTGAATCAAACCAAAGGAGTTGAGATGTCTAAAGAGGTAGTCACTGCCCCCATACCGGGAAAGGTCATCAGAGTTCAAGCGCAAGCAAACGCCAAGATCAATGAAGGCGATACGATCTGCGAAATCGAATCCATGAAAATGGAAAACCCCATCACCGCCCCTGTCTCCGGGGTAATCGGTGAAATCAATGTGGCTCCAGGACAGGTGGTCAAAACGGGCCAGACCATAGCGGTTATCAACTACTAGGGACGCTCCGATTAAGAGGTTCTGCCCACTCTCCTGGCTGTCAGGACAGGAGAGTGGGCAGGCTTTGAATCCATTTGTCTCCCATCTTTTCCGAGGGAGTTTAGTTGGTTTGTAAGCGCTTCTGCACGGAGTGGAATATCTTTTGAGCCCCAGAGGGAGTGATGCCGCATCTGGCGGCGATCTCGCTCCAAGTTTCCTCTTTTCCAGTAACAAAGCCCTTGCGGAGCAGATAGACCTGTTGATCTGCCTCGCTAAGGCCTTTTTCATCCAACTCGATCAGCCCCTCAATCGGTTCAACCGTCGCCTGAACCCTCTCCAGCGAAGGTTCGATGGCGAAGGCCTGCCGGTAATCTTCCCGAGCCTGCTCTCTTCGGTGGAGCCTCTCCAATGCAATGGCGCGGTTGAAGAAAGTCCTGGGGTTTGAGGGATAGAGCCAGATTGAAGCCGTATAGCAGTCTATCGCCTGCGCCTCCAGATCGCGAGCCAAAAAGGAGTTGCCCGATACGTAAAAAGAAACCCCTCTCAATTGCCCCGGACTCAAGCCGTATACCTGCGGAATCGATTGCAGCGCATCCATGTTCATTAGACACGTCAGCATCCTTCCGCCATCGTCCGTCCGGGCGATCATCAGAGAGTGGCTGATATCGGCAGAACCATACCAGGGATCAATCAACTGCCGGGTGCCATCGGAGAGCTTAACCATACAAACATAGTGAGGAACGTATCTCCCCGCGTTATCCTGCACCACTTCTATCGTTTCAGCGTCAAGACCTGAATCGATTGCCAAAAATGTCAACAGGCGAGCATAGCCCAGGCAATCAGACTGACGCTGGGCCAACACATTCGGCAACTCCCAGAACCTTCCGCGCTTGATGTTTTGTCTGACGCTGACATAGATCCGGTTTATGAGGGCAGTTTCGTCACTGTTACCCGTGGGACAGTCCGGAATCGTTCCCCATTCCCGGACCGACTTCCTCACTTCATCGTCCGTCCACACCCGAACGCCAGCCGCCTTCCCTATCCTTCCCACCTCTCTGATCTGTTCCATGAGCCCATTAGCGACGTCGAAGAAGGTTCTTCTATCGCTCGTGACCGCCCGTCGGAGCATCCTCTGCTCCAGCCAGCCATCCAGAGAATCATAAGGGCCCTCTTCGGAGAGCACTTTGCGCTCCCTCCAAATGCCGACCAGGCGCATTCCGAAGTCCAGGTCGCTATCTCTGGACAAGTCAAGATCCACCCACCGATCGTTCAACCAGACCTGCACCAGAATGTGGTCGCGCTCCGGCGGCAAAGACTGGATCGACTGCAAGACTCCCCATATCTCCCCGGCGGAGTGTTCGGCAGGAGGATTTTCCCGCAACTGCCCTGCCATGAAATCGAAGAGTCCCCCTTCTCCCAGTATTCTGATCACCTTGAAACAAGTGGGAATTCCCACAGCGCGGTGAAGTTCGGCGGCAAGCAGCGCTTTTCCGGCGCACATCCCTCGCCTTCGCTTCAGAACATCCTCGGCACTTAGGTCCCACTCATCGAGATAATAGGGTATTTGGTCTCGCACAAACCGGGCAATGGTTTCGGAAACTTGAAGGGGTGAGCTTCTATCGGAAGCCAACTGAGCTGCCTGAGTTCGAATCACTTCACTGACTGTCATCCCGTATTGTTCCTATTGGCCCTTTCCAATCCTATGATGACAACACCCGGATGATATCCGGAATGAGGAGATGGGCCAGATCCCGCCGGCTCCCCCCACACAGGACGACGATCAATCTGCCGTTGCAAATCTGGTCCGCGGTTTGCTTGATCTCCTGAGCCAGTTTGGTATGGAAGTTCGCCGTGAGCCCGAT
The nucleotide sequence above comes from Dehalococcoidia bacterium. Encoded proteins:
- the prfA gene encoding peptide chain release factor 1; this encodes MFDRLDSLEKRYEEIHTLMAQQDACSNIELLQKLAQEEASIKELAAQYREYKTVLAKLNETKAMQSDGLDGEMADLINQEIESLDKRRESLVGAMKLALIPKHPADQKDVIMEIRAGTGGEEAALFAGDLFRAYTRYALARGWQVETLDTHETGIGGFKEIIFGIKGKEVFSRLKYERGVHRVQRVPLTESGGRIHTSTATVAVLPKVDEVEVSINPDDLRIDIFHSGGAGGQNVNKVSTAIRITHIPTGLVVTCQDERSQLKNKTKALSVLRARLYDQEQSKQFKERTENRRSQVGSGERSEKIRTYNFPQSRVTDHRIGLTLHNLKAVLEGELDQLIDALIASEQPSE
- a CDS encoding FAD-dependent oxidoreductase — its product is MAKIYDVVIVGGGPAGIFTALELAKSSDLRVLILEKGPALNKRCCPSVIDNTDCLSCSPCDMVSGWGGAGAFSDGKLTLSSDVGGRLTDYQGVENTEALIRYVDRCYLRFGAPEVLHGIGPEVEGLKQKAKLAGLNLIPVPVRHLGTERCYGVLQRMQGFLADRVEMQTDITAESILIRNGRARGIESRDGQRIEARHVVVAPGREGSDWLVKEAFRLKLTKHNNPIDIGLRVEVPNAVLAELTDALYECKLEFYSRTFKDRIRTFCMCPAGEVTMESTGGADPVITVNGHSYAHRKTANTNFALLGSASFAEPFHDPITYGRSVARLANLLSGGAILQRLGDLKKGRSSASENVHQWKVQPTLRAAAPGDISAALPYRFLKGINEMLTAMDKLAPGVASPHTLLYGIEVKFYSSRLQLTQNLETEVPNLYAIGDGAGVSRGLVQASASGVIAAREILRRTGKGTRSS
- the rplU gene encoding 50S ribosomal protein L21, translated to MYAIITTGGKQYRVSPGQTIDVERLPGDEGSAIELNEVLMVNDGEKTVVGQPMLNGAKVKATIVSQGRDKKIIVFKYKSKVRYRRKRGHRQAHTRLAINEIVAN
- a CDS encoding acetyl-CoA carboxylase biotin carboxyl carrier protein subunit, which gives rise to MSKEVVTAPIPGKVIRVQAQANAKINEGDTICEIESMKMENPITAPVSGVIGEINVAPGQVVKTGQTIAVINY
- the rpmE gene encoding 50S ribosomal protein L31; the encoded protein is MKEKVHPKYYDEAKVVCSCGNTFSVGATQPMLKVEVCSKCHPFFSGKQHMMDTAGQIERFKKRYKIKD
- a CDS encoding transglutaminase domain-containing protein, which produces MTVSEVIRTQAAQLASDRSSPLQVSETIARFVRDQIPYYLDEWDLSAEDVLKRRRGMCAGKALLAAELHRAVGIPTCFKVIRILGEGGLFDFMAGQLRENPPAEHSAGEIWGVLQSIQSLPPERDHILVQVWLNDRWVDLDLSRDSDLDFGMRLVGIWRERKVLSEEGPYDSLDGWLEQRMLRRAVTSDRRTFFDVANGLMEQIREVGRIGKAAGVRVWTDDEVRKSVREWGTIPDCPTGNSDETALINRIYVSVRQNIKRGRFWELPNVLAQRQSDCLGYARLLTFLAIDSGLDAETIEVVQDNAGRYVPHYVCMVKLSDGTRQLIDPWYGSADISHSLMIARTDDGGRMLTCLMNMDALQSIPQVYGLSPGQLRGVSFYVSGNSFLARDLEAQAIDCYTASIWLYPSNPRTFFNRAIALERLHRREQAREDYRQAFAIEPSLERVQATVEPIEGLIELDEKGLSEADQQVYLLRKGFVTGKEETWSEIAARCGITPSGAQKIFHSVQKRLQTN
- the prmC gene encoding peptide chain release factor N(5)-glutamine methyltransferase yields the protein MSDINYQGLFPRDRPFEKMKVIRQALEESMKALESAGIEEACLESEILLRHVLGLSKAELHARIDDPLSADQSQALNHLLQRRLTHEPSAYITGHKEFYGIDFYVNRATLIPRPETEILVEQALELLRYNPTARIIDVGTGCGAIAIALAIHLPQAMVCATDISASALRVAASNCFRNDVPNRVHLIQADLLGSILGPFDLIVANLPYVSDMEMRDLSKEIRLFEPNHALAGGPDGLGLISRLLPQAKDRVRSGGAILLEIGQTQRRAAIHQVRQYFPGAPIKAIPDLSQKDRGILVKV
- the rpmA gene encoding 50S ribosomal protein L27; protein product: MAHKKAGGSSRLGRDSQSQRLGVKKSDGQVVRAGNILVRQRGTKVHLGNNVGLGKDHTIFALIDGKVAFERATKYNKKVSVYPIQDTN